In the Muricauda sp. MAR_2010_75 genome, one interval contains:
- a CDS encoding alpha-amylase family glycosyl hydrolase — MLKSIEEIELSPRPDKKYWVNCHREWREEIIYFLMVDRFHDSNARHSKNFDIRHPGFGNEDQLRKPFGGTLKGIINNIDYIKNLGCTAIWLSPVFENNPESYHGYAIQNYMDVDKRLGTKKDLEKLVDKAHGLDIRVFLDIVLHHSGDNWSYPFDYSYYYFKGERFPLGDWREKDRPIPLELRNPEMYNRKGQIKNFDAYPETQEGDFFTLKTFRNDGSPASEDLQELLAKIHCYWIREVDVDGFRLDAVKHMKGQDTSRFCSRIREYAYSLGKRNFFLFGEIIGNDEMSNPYIGPKVLPEDRNIYYGLDSILDHPLHSVLAEVIKGNSSPNLLIRRYEELRKNALHRGEYGEFLVTYIDDHDQVGMDFKHRFGHNAAPEQIVAGMGFLICALGAPCIYYGTEQGFEGNGTDDRYIREGMFNPDDKETNVLNQGSWLFKRISFLAHLRQREAILKFGRMYFRETSENGLDFRFPDCEQCLLAFSRILYQGEILVVYNSSPKNTKEGYVTIDNAINKENLLMECIYGNKKKVKIEKNTALETDRLFIKVKLRPMEFLIFKNNWV, encoded by the coding sequence ATGTTAAAATCAATTGAGGAAATAGAACTTTCACCACGCCCAGACAAGAAATATTGGGTAAACTGCCATAGGGAATGGCGTGAGGAGATCATTTACTTTCTTATGGTTGACCGGTTTCATGATAGCAATGCACGGCACTCAAAGAATTTCGATATCCGGCACCCTGGTTTCGGGAATGAAGATCAATTGCGAAAGCCCTTTGGCGGTACTCTTAAGGGGATCATCAACAACATTGACTATATCAAAAACTTGGGCTGTACGGCCATCTGGCTAAGCCCCGTGTTTGAAAACAATCCAGAGTCCTACCATGGCTATGCCATTCAGAATTATATGGATGTGGACAAACGCTTGGGCACAAAGAAAGACTTGGAAAAACTCGTTGACAAGGCACACGGGCTTGATATACGGGTCTTTTTGGATATCGTTCTGCATCATTCTGGCGATAATTGGTCCTATCCCTTTGATTACAGCTATTATTATTTCAAAGGAGAGCGTTTTCCGTTGGGTGATTGGCGAGAAAAGGACAGACCGATACCCCTTGAACTGAGAAATCCCGAAATGTATAACCGTAAAGGGCAGATCAAGAATTTCGATGCGTATCCCGAGACCCAGGAAGGCGACTTCTTTACCTTAAAAACATTTCGGAACGATGGTTCCCCCGCCAGTGAAGACTTACAGGAGCTACTGGCCAAAATCCATTGTTACTGGATACGTGAGGTGGATGTTGATGGTTTTCGTTTGGATGCTGTCAAACATATGAAAGGGCAGGATACCAGCCGTTTTTGTTCGAGGATTCGGGAATATGCTTACTCTTTGGGCAAAAGAAACTTTTTCCTGTTCGGTGAAATTATCGGCAACGATGAAATGAGCAATCCCTATATAGGCCCTAAAGTACTGCCTGAAGACCGTAACATCTATTATGGGCTTGATTCTATCTTAGATCACCCCCTGCACAGTGTCCTGGCGGAAGTGATAAAGGGCAATTCATCACCGAACCTATTGATACGGCGCTATGAAGAACTGCGAAAGAATGCCCTTCACCGTGGCGAGTATGGCGAATTTCTGGTGACCTATATCGACGACCACGACCAGGTTGGGATGGATTTTAAGCACCGCTTTGGCCACAATGCCGCTCCCGAGCAAATTGTTGCGGGCATGGGCTTTCTCATTTGTGCCCTTGGCGCTCCATGTATTTATTACGGTACCGAACAAGGTTTTGAGGGCAACGGTACTGATGATCGGTATATCAGGGAGGGCATGTTCAATCCCGATGATAAGGAGACCAACGTATTGAACCAAGGGTCATGGCTATTCAAGAGAATTTCGTTCTTGGCACATCTTAGGCAAAGGGAAGCCATTCTAAAATTCGGTAGAATGTATTTTAGGGAAACTTCAGAAAATGGGCTCGATTTTCGGTTTCCAGATTGTGAACAATGTCTTTTGGCATTTTCAAGGATCCTTTATCAGGGCGAGATACTTGTCGTCTATAATTCTTCTCCAAAGAATACCAAAGAAGGATACGTAACCATAGATAACGCTATCAACAAAGAAAATCTTCTAATGGAATGTATCTATGGGAACAAGAAAAAAGTCAAAATCGAAAAAAACACAGCTTTAGAAACCGATCGCCTTTTCATCAAGGTAAAACTAAGACCCATGGAGTTTTTGATCTTCAAGAACAATTGGGTGTAA
- a CDS encoding alpha/beta fold hydrolase yields MKIAKKTFWAVLAIVALIMSVAGYQYLTVAVAPEYDPETMPLNYEIVGSGDKNMVLIHGLAGSKNYWKRGLEQITGTHRLLLVDLLGFGDSPKPQSEYTLEIQLTALEKVISAEGFDKGGSLIVGHSMGAIISLALFEKHPNWFKGATVIGFPVFESRDQFLEQMPDGSYFDTLAVGRYGKLFCMLHPLYIVKWFKPENLTDDVFKDSKKHTWQSYYNSLNEVILNTNLFVLAKNIRDRKILFIQGTVDKLAPYVNVENFASLFTKSKLMRVENGDHQLFLKEPFKVWKAISDFFDH; encoded by the coding sequence ATGAAAATAGCGAAAAAGACCTTTTGGGCAGTATTGGCGATTGTGGCACTCATCATGTCGGTAGCGGGATACCAATACCTTACGGTCGCCGTAGCTCCTGAATATGATCCAGAAACCATGCCCTTGAACTATGAAATAGTGGGTTCGGGAGATAAAAACATGGTCTTGATCCATGGTCTGGCAGGTTCAAAAAACTATTGGAAAAGGGGTTTGGAACAAATTACCGGAACGCATAGACTTCTTTTGGTCGATTTGTTGGGCTTTGGCGACTCTCCCAAGCCCCAAAGCGAATATACCCTCGAAATTCAACTTACGGCCCTTGAAAAGGTCATCTCGGCAGAGGGGTTTGACAAAGGAGGGAGCCTTATTGTCGGTCATTCCATGGGAGCCATAATATCGCTGGCATTATTCGAAAAACATCCTAACTGGTTTAAGGGAGCGACCGTAATCGGCTTTCCCGTCTTTGAAAGCAGGGATCAATTTTTGGAACAGATGCCCGATGGTTCTTATTTTGATACGCTCGCCGTAGGCCGATATGGAAAATTGTTCTGTATGCTACACCCCTTATACATTGTTAAATGGTTCAAGCCCGAAAATCTGACCGATGACGTTTTTAAGGACTCAAAAAAACATACTTGGCAGAGCTATTACAATTCGTTGAACGAAGTAATTCTCAACACAAATTTATTTGTACTTGCCAAAAACATACGTGACCGGAAGATCCTCTTTATCCAAGGCACAGTCGATAAATTGGCACCCTACGTAAATGTAGAGAATTTTGCAAGTCTATTTACCAAGAGTAAGTTAATGCGTGTGGAGAATGGTGACCACCAACTCTTTCTAAAAGAGCCCTTTAAGGTTTGGAAAGCGATAAGCGATTTTTTTGATCATTAA
- the glgP gene encoding alpha-glucan family phosphorylase: protein MKEQKNHIDQLYGLIHTDVEGIDDLLELALNIRWSWNHASDKLWQQLDPELWKLTQNPWVILQTVSRDRLEGHLNDPEFRAKIKSLLNENEKALSAPNWFQQNYAKTQLKCVAYFSMEYMLSEALPIYAGGLGNVAGDQLKSASDLGVPVVAVGLLYAKGYFRQEIDKFGSQNALFPHNDPGQLPVTPLRLPNGEWLRIKVSLPGHPLWLRTWQVQVGRSKLYLLDSNDAANLPLHRGITDELYGGGPDHRIKQEIVLGIGGYKLLKALNIQPEVCHMNEGHAAFLVLERASDFMKMNGTSFERALAVTRAGNLFTTHTAVAAGFDHFSPMLMEQFLGQYAKNELGIDFNDLMALGRADSNNHWESFNMAYLAIRGSGAVNGVSRLHGEVSRNLFRNLFKRWPIQEIPVGHVTNGVHMPSWDSEYADKVWTAACGKDRWRGELDDHSAHISKLSDGKLWEFRNQSRNRLVDFIRERFERQAIVSGLPSEVVEIADQVLDPDTLTLGFARRFVPYKRPDLLLYDPERLVRILTNSEHPLQLVLAGKAPPFDEAGKGLIQKWAQFIQQHNLYRHVLFLSDYDMLLTENLVQGVDVWLNTPRRPWEASGTSGMKVLVNGGLNLSELDGWWAEAFTPEVGWALGDGQEHGDDPALDAAEAIALYEILEQQIVPEFYSRNKKGIPEQWVGRMRKSMATLTPRFSTNRTVREYTEQFYLPAAEKYKRRAAKKGAAGKRILDTQNELMKRWDTIKFGKVQIESERHKHHVRAPIWLNGIDPKHIQVELFAEGVNGKTPERNTMKFDWMGEEGEHNFYAQVITDRPIDHYTVRIAPNYEGVSVPLENNLILWQH from the coding sequence ATGAAAGAACAAAAAAATCATATTGATCAACTCTACGGATTGATACACACTGATGTCGAGGGAATCGATGACCTTTTGGAACTTGCCCTGAACATTCGCTGGTCATGGAACCATGCCTCGGATAAACTATGGCAACAATTAGACCCCGAACTTTGGAAACTTACCCAAAATCCATGGGTAATCTTGCAGACCGTTTCACGCGACCGGCTTGAGGGGCATTTGAACGATCCAGAATTCCGGGCGAAAATCAAAAGCCTTTTGAATGAGAACGAAAAAGCACTATCGGCCCCGAACTGGTTTCAACAAAACTATGCCAAGACCCAGCTTAAGTGTGTTGCCTATTTCAGCATGGAGTATATGCTGAGCGAGGCACTGCCCATTTATGCAGGCGGCCTGGGCAACGTGGCCGGAGATCAGTTGAAATCGGCAAGTGACCTGGGCGTACCGGTCGTGGCCGTGGGGCTACTCTATGCCAAAGGGTATTTCCGTCAGGAAATCGACAAATTTGGCTCACAAAATGCCTTGTTCCCGCACAATGACCCAGGGCAATTGCCCGTTACGCCCTTACGCCTACCCAACGGGGAGTGGCTTCGCATAAAGGTATCGTTGCCCGGTCACCCGCTATGGCTAAGGACATGGCAGGTACAGGTAGGAAGGTCAAAGCTATATCTATTGGATAGCAACGATGCCGCCAATTTGCCCCTCCATCGTGGTATTACCGACGAGCTATATGGAGGTGGCCCCGACCATCGCATAAAACAAGAGATTGTTCTGGGTATCGGGGGCTACAAATTACTTAAGGCCCTGAATATCCAGCCAGAAGTGTGCCATATGAACGAAGGCCATGCAGCCTTTCTCGTGCTGGAACGTGCCAGCGATTTTATGAAGATGAATGGAACTTCTTTTGAACGGGCACTTGCCGTTACCCGGGCAGGCAACCTGTTTACCACCCATACAGCGGTTGCTGCCGGTTTTGATCATTTCAGTCCAATGCTAATGGAACAGTTTCTTGGCCAATACGCCAAAAACGAATTGGGTATCGATTTCAATGACCTGATGGCCTTGGGCAGGGCAGATTCCAATAATCATTGGGAGAGCTTCAACATGGCCTATCTGGCCATTCGCGGTAGCGGTGCGGTGAACGGCGTCAGTCGTTTACACGGCGAGGTTAGCAGAAATCTTTTTCGAAATCTCTTTAAGCGATGGCCGATACAAGAAATACCTGTTGGCCATGTCACCAACGGGGTTCATATGCCCTCTTGGGATTCTGAATATGCGGACAAGGTATGGACAGCAGCCTGCGGAAAAGATCGCTGGCGGGGCGAACTCGATGACCATTCGGCACATATTTCTAAGCTATCCGACGGAAAACTTTGGGAGTTTAGGAACCAATCCAGAAATCGTCTTGTCGATTTTATAAGGGAAAGGTTTGAGAGACAGGCAATAGTCTCGGGCCTACCATCTGAAGTGGTCGAAATCGCCGACCAAGTTCTTGACCCGGACACATTGACCTTGGGCTTTGCCCGCCGGTTTGTGCCTTACAAAAGACCGGATCTCTTATTGTACGATCCCGAACGTTTGGTCCGAATTCTGACCAATTCGGAACATCCGTTACAATTGGTTTTGGCCGGCAAAGCGCCCCCATTTGATGAAGCGGGAAAAGGGTTGATACAAAAGTGGGCGCAGTTCATCCAACAACATAATTTGTACAGGCATGTCCTTTTTCTAAGTGATTATGACATGCTGTTGACGGAAAATTTGGTCCAGGGCGTTGATGTATGGCTCAATACCCCGAGACGGCCCTGGGAAGCCAGTGGTACCAGTGGCATGAAAGTACTTGTAAACGGTGGCCTCAACTTATCGGAACTGGACGGTTGGTGGGCCGAGGCATTCACCCCAGAAGTGGGCTGGGCATTGGGTGATGGACAAGAACATGGTGATGACCCTGCTTTGGATGCTGCCGAGGCGATAGCTTTATATGAAATTCTGGAGCAACAAATAGTACCCGAATTTTATTCACGTAACAAAAAAGGCATCCCTGAACAGTGGGTAGGGAGAATGCGAAAAAGTATGGCGACCCTAACGCCCCGTTTTTCGACCAATCGAACGGTAAGGGAGTACACAGAACAATTTTATCTGCCTGCAGCAGAAAAATACAAGAGGCGTGCGGCAAAAAAGGGAGCTGCTGGAAAAAGGATTTTAGACACGCAAAACGAACTTATGAAAAGATGGGATACCATAAAATTCGGAAAAGTTCAGATTGAAAGTGAGCGCCATAAACATCATGTTAGAGCACCCATTTGGCTGAATGGTATTGACCCCAAGCATATTCAGGTAGAACTTTTCGCAGAAGGTGTTAACGGCAAAACGCCCGAAAGAAACACGATGAAATTTGATTGGATGGGCGAAGAAGGGGAACATAACTTTTACGCACAGGTAATTACTGACCGGCCAATTGATCACTACACGGTTCGTATTGCACCGAACTACGAAGGTGTATCCGTACCGTTGGAGAATAACTTGATATTATGGCAGCATTAA
- a CDS encoding acetate/propionate family kinase: MYLQNPLLLTISAGPSNIRFTMYEMAENPVKELFGDIRHLGSGKEVFRVTHVKGNERENSRIYAPGFYQATVFLIGWLKNQPGFDRIGYIGHKITYGLNYPGPKVIDTALLNELKQIADYNIPNCLSTEIEIVETFTMRFPALQQVAFFDTSFLVNLPKAAKIPPFIPRHFERARTHGHGFHGQSFSHIMMELKKRIGIQKADGRLILAHLGKEASITAVKEGKSIDAGMGFTPLGGFVMGTRSGDLDLGDFAHLLKKERMGSKQPNSLTDDEGGSPKISETSTNMLDLLLKEDVDRRAAEAVTSFCYQVRKWIGAFTAVLGGLDVLVFSGDIGENSPIIRSRICQGLDFLGIGLDEGQNRKNSSKISKEQSKVLVMVIHADEELVIAESLANQYFKDKSYDKVISPQKRGGQKRPRVSTRKNIDKFTIWDG, translated from the coding sequence ATGTACCTGCAAAACCCACTCCTTTTAACAATCAGTGCCGGACCATCAAATATTAGGTTCACAATGTATGAAATGGCAGAAAATCCCGTGAAGGAACTTTTTGGTGATATTCGTCACCTCGGATCCGGCAAAGAGGTTTTCAGGGTTACCCATGTTAAAGGCAATGAAAGGGAAAATTCACGGATATACGCTCCTGGCTTTTATCAAGCGACCGTTTTTTTAATAGGTTGGCTAAAAAACCAACCCGGCTTCGATCGTATTGGTTACATAGGACACAAGATAACATATGGATTGAACTATCCTGGGCCGAAAGTAATCGATACCGCCCTATTGAACGAACTGAAACAGATTGCCGACTATAATATTCCTAACTGTCTTTCAACTGAGATTGAGATTGTTGAAACGTTCACAATGCGATTTCCGGCATTACAGCAGGTAGCTTTTTTTGATACCAGTTTTCTGGTGAACCTGCCCAAGGCTGCCAAGATACCCCCTTTCATTCCAAGGCATTTTGAACGGGCACGCACGCACGGGCATGGCTTTCATGGGCAATCGTTTTCCCATATCATGATGGAACTTAAAAAAAGGATAGGTATTCAAAAAGCCGATGGAAGGCTCATTCTTGCACATCTTGGCAAAGAGGCCAGTATAACTGCCGTCAAGGAGGGCAAGAGCATAGATGCCGGCATGGGGTTTACACCACTGGGGGGGTTCGTCATGGGTACAAGAAGCGGAGATTTAGATCTTGGCGATTTTGCGCATTTACTGAAAAAAGAACGGATGGGGTCAAAACAGCCCAACAGCTTAACAGATGATGAGGGCGGTTCGCCAAAAATCTCCGAAACAAGTACGAATATGCTTGATTTACTTTTAAAAGAAGATGTTGACCGAAGGGCAGCGGAAGCTGTAACTTCCTTCTGCTATCAAGTAAGAAAGTGGATCGGGGCGTTTACCGCTGTCTTGGGCGGTTTGGATGTGCTGGTTTTCTCGGGTGACATCGGTGAAAATTCCCCAATAATACGATCCAGGATTTGTCAAGGACTTGACTTTTTAGGTATTGGGCTCGATGAGGGACAAAACAGAAAAAATTCATCTAAAATCTCTAAAGAGCAAAGTAAAGTGCTGGTCATGGTAATTCATGCCGATGAAGAATTGGTTATTGCAGAGAGCTTGGCCAATCAATATTTTAAAGATAAAAGTTATGATAAAGTAATTTCACCCCAAAAGAGGGGAGGGCAAAAAAGGCCAAGGGTTTCCACTCGAAAAAATATTGACAAATTCACCATATGGGATGGGTAA
- a CDS encoding 6-phosphofructokinase, which translates to MKTIKHIGVFTSGGDSPGMNAALHGVAKTAEMNNLRLSGFKKGYEGLIDGDLVQLDSSQLKKNVHRGGTLLKTARSKRFLTLEGRQRAMQILETNKVDALIAIGGDGTFKGLLAFSEICDLPFLGIPGTIDNDLAGTDFTLGFDSAVNTAIENIDKIRDTAESHNRIFLIEVMGRDCGYIAIHSGLGTGADAILIPESGHDFTQLLEKAGSYDREEAFVVIVSEGDELGVEPAAKKIKEINPEVDLRIAKLGHVQRGGNASAFDRMLGIRLGTAAVEALLHGRKNVMAGILNNQLSLTPFDQVVKEHQVNDELRSLLKIFGS; encoded by the coding sequence ATGAAGACTATTAAACACATAGGCGTATTCACATCTGGGGGCGATTCCCCGGGAATGAACGCCGCCTTGCACGGGGTGGCCAAAACGGCTGAGATGAACAACCTAAGGCTCAGCGGTTTTAAAAAAGGTTACGAAGGCCTAATCGACGGTGACCTAGTACAGTTGGATTCCAGTCAACTGAAAAAGAACGTTCACAGAGGCGGCACATTGTTGAAAACAGCAAGGAGCAAGCGGTTTTTGACGCTGGAGGGAAGACAACGAGCTATGCAAATTCTTGAAACGAACAAGGTCGATGCCCTGATTGCTATTGGTGGTGATGGCACCTTCAAAGGGCTATTGGCATTTTCAGAAATCTGTGACCTGCCGTTCTTGGGCATTCCCGGCACCATCGATAATGATCTGGCAGGTACCGATTTTACACTCGGTTTCGATTCTGCAGTGAACACCGCAATTGAAAACATTGATAAGATCAGGGATACGGCGGAGTCCCATAATCGAATATTTCTGATAGAGGTAATGGGCAGGGACTGCGGGTATATTGCCATCCATTCCGGATTGGGTACGGGTGCAGATGCCATTTTGATACCTGAAAGTGGGCATGACTTTACTCAATTGTTGGAAAAGGCGGGAAGCTACGATCGTGAAGAGGCCTTTGTTGTGATTGTTTCAGAAGGGGATGAACTAGGGGTCGAGCCGGCAGCCAAAAAGATAAAGGAAATAAACCCTGAAGTGGACTTGCGCATTGCCAAACTGGGCCATGTACAACGCGGTGGAAACGCCTCGGCATTTGATCGAATGTTGGGCATACGGCTCGGCACTGCTGCCGTAGAGGCACTTTTACATGGAAGAAAGAATGTCATGGCGGGAATCTTGAACAACCAACTGAGCCTTACCCCGTTTGACCAAGTGGTAAAGGAACATCAAGTGAACGATGAACTGCGGAGTCTCTTGAAAATTTTCGGAAGCTAA